A portion of the Calothrix sp. 336/3 genome contains these proteins:
- a CDS encoding type II toxin-antitoxin system VapC family toxin, translating into MYLLDTNHCSLAILGNINILNRLLEVENSLISTCVIVQGELIDMAVRSQRQQSNLALIVNFLRGIYIHNIEKETANIYGQLKADLFDRFAPREKNKRRKTKITDLGFGENDLWIAAIALQHNLTIVSADSDFQRIQEVRTLSLESWLTS; encoded by the coding sequence ATGTACTTACTCGATACAAATCACTGTAGTCTTGCTATTTTAGGAAATATCAATATATTAAATCGTCTGCTTGAGGTTGAAAATAGTTTAATTTCAACCTGCGTTATTGTGCAGGGAGAATTGATAGATATGGCAGTGCGCTCTCAAAGACAACAAAGTAACTTAGCACTAATCGTAAATTTTCTGAGAGGTATATATATCCATAATATTGAAAAAGAAACTGCTAATATCTACGGACAACTTAAAGCTGATTTATTCGATCGATTTGCACCCAGAGAAAAAAACAAGCGGAGAAAAACTAAAATAACTGACTTAGGTTTTGGTGAAAATGACTTGTGGATTGCGGCGATTGCTCTACAGCACAATCTTACCATCGTCTCAGCCGATAGCGATTTTCAGCGTATTCAAGAAGTAAGAACATTATCTCTAGAATCTTGGCTGACAAGTTGA